In the Danio rerio strain Tuebingen ecotype United States chromosome 8, GRCz12tu, whole genome shotgun sequence genome, one interval contains:
- the pnck gene encoding calcium/calmodulin-dependent protein kinase type 1B, giving the protein MPLLRDLRKKDDINAVYELKEKLGEGSFSEVRVAQHRCTQKLVAVKCIRKRALKGKESMLENEVAVLRRINHENIVSLEETFETPTKLYLVMTLLTGGELLNRILERGSYTEKDASRVIYQVLQAVKYLHQLGVVHRDLKPENLIFETPLEDSKIVISDFGLSKMEEQGALSTACGTPAYVAPELLQQKTYGKEVDLWAIGVITFILLCGYPPFYDDNDTQLYKLIIKAEYEFDSPYWNDISDSAKDFIVHLLQKDPAKRFNCEQASQHPWISGGAALDRNIHGSVSAQIQKNFAKSHWKRAFNATIIVHHLTKKAHPGEDDEGNQSTSIGNI; this is encoded by the exons ATGCCTCTGTTGAGAGATCTTCGGAAAAAAGATGACATCAATGCCGTTTATGAGCTGAAAGAGAAACTGGGAGA GGGCTCGTTCTCTGAGGTTCGAGTGGCTCAGCACAGATGCACCCAGAAGCTGGTGGCTGTCAAGTGCATCCGGAAGAGAGCGCTAAAGGGAAAAGAATCCATGCTGGAGAATGAGGTTGCGGTATTACGCAG AATAAATCACGAAAATATTGTGTCCCTGGAGGAAACCTTTGAGACTCCTACTAAACTGTATTTGGTAATGACACT GCTGACAGGAGGTGAGCTGCTGAACAGGATTCTGGAGAGAGGCAGTTACACAGAGAAAGATGCCAGTCGGGTCATTTACCAGGTGCTGCAAGCCGTGAAGTATCTGCATCAGCTGGGCGTCGTGCATCGCGATCTAAAG CCTGAGAATTTAATATTTGAGACTCCATTAGAAGACTCCAAAATTGTCATCAGTGACTTTGGCCTGTCTAAAATGGAAGAGCAGGGGGCTCTGTCCACCGCATGTGGGACTCCAGCATATGTCG CTCCTGAACTTCTACAGCAGAAGACATACGGTAAAGAGGTGGATCTCTGGGCCATTGGAGTGATTACGTTCATTCT ACTCTGCGGGTATCCTCCTTTCTACGATGACAATGACACACAACTTTACAAGCTCATCATAAAGGCTGAATATGAATTCGACTCTCCATACTGGAATGACATCTCTGACTCCg CGAAAGACTTCATAGTTCACTTACTGCAGAAGGATCCAGCGAAGAGGTTCAATTGTGAGCAGGCCTCGCAGCATCCTTG GATATCAGGAGGTGCGGCTCTGGACAGGAACATTCATGGCTCGGTTTCAGCACAGATTCAGAAGAACTTTGCCAAGAGTCACTGGAAG AGGGCCTTTAATGCCACTATTATTGTGCATCATTTAACCAAAAAAGCCCACCCTGGAGAAGATGATGAAGGGAATCAATCCACAAGTATAG GGAACATTTGA